The following coding sequences are from one Sphingobium sp. Cam5-1 window:
- a CDS encoding GFA family protein, protein MAHEAGCLCGAVRIKIDAEPMAARMCWCRLCQYLGGGSGTVNVCFPTAKVQSEGEVRWHESIADSGNRMRRGFCPECGTPLFSIAESRPHLTFIRAGALDDPDLLAPQAVIWTDEAPHWAHLDPELPHYPAQIPPVA, encoded by the coding sequence ATGGCGCATGAAGCGGGATGTCTGTGCGGAGCGGTGCGCATCAAGATCGATGCGGAGCCGATGGCGGCACGTATGTGCTGGTGCAGGCTGTGCCAATATCTGGGCGGAGGATCAGGCACGGTCAATGTCTGCTTTCCGACGGCGAAGGTGCAAAGCGAGGGCGAGGTCCGTTGGCATGAAAGCATCGCCGACAGCGGCAACAGGATGCGCCGTGGCTTTTGCCCCGAATGCGGAACACCCCTGTTCAGCATAGCCGAATCGCGACCGCATCTGACCTTCATCAGGGCTGGCGCGCTGGATGATCCGGACCTGTTGGCACCGCAGGCGGTGATCTGGACGGATGAGGCCCCGCATTGGGCGCATCTGGACCCGGAGCTGCCGCATTATCCGGCGCAGATTCCGCCAGTCGCGTAA
- a CDS encoding methyl-accepting chemotaxis protein yields MENEHLLADLGERSGDVALQCSETAGFLGELTRRIQSDSLRLSQLQTNMEALAVSQNESVVAAQELSLTSRRAARIIAEGHEAITQSLAQVAGLVEHVTGLEGRLRQFLGVIEAVGGISDQLAAIARQTRLLGVNAAIEAARGGEATQGFAVVADEIRRLAGQAGESAASVGDKLGQLDRDARHLISGVEANIGRGRDVSAHIDTLSVTMAEIASLVTQFGERSHAIVTCTDEADADVGALRAGLTNFSDSAAESTQRVEMAKAQLEQLEGMANDMLNTAAHGGHQTRNSRYIAYAEEGAAEVSRLINDALAAGELTPSALFDSNYRLIQGSHPPQYENGFMVFADRVIRPILDRQTNQDNAIVGCCLIDMNGYLPTHITSRSQPQRPGMPEWNMEYARNRQIFMDSQTRRALDGDGDFFLFTYRQDLGEGRYRALRSVFVPLIFDGRRWGLYEVGYLI; encoded by the coding sequence TTGGAAAATGAGCATTTATTGGCGGATCTGGGTGAGCGTTCCGGCGACGTTGCGCTGCAATGCAGCGAGACGGCAGGGTTCCTCGGGGAACTTACTCGGCGCATCCAATCCGACTCGCTCCGCCTCTCACAGTTGCAAACCAATATGGAGGCTCTGGCCGTCAGCCAGAATGAAAGCGTGGTGGCGGCTCAGGAACTCAGCCTCACGTCCCGGCGTGCTGCCCGCATCATTGCCGAAGGGCATGAAGCGATCACCCAGTCTCTCGCCCAGGTTGCGGGGCTGGTGGAGCATGTCACCGGGCTGGAGGGAAGGCTTCGTCAGTTTCTCGGGGTCATCGAAGCCGTCGGCGGCATATCCGATCAACTCGCCGCGATCGCACGCCAAACGCGGCTGCTGGGCGTCAACGCCGCGATCGAAGCCGCGCGCGGTGGAGAGGCGACGCAGGGCTTTGCCGTCGTGGCCGATGAAATCCGCCGCCTGGCCGGACAAGCGGGCGAGTCCGCTGCATCGGTCGGCGACAAGCTCGGCCAGCTCGACCGCGACGCGCGCCATCTGATCAGCGGCGTGGAAGCCAATATCGGTCGAGGCCGGGACGTCAGCGCCCATATCGACACGTTGAGCGTCACGATGGCGGAAATCGCCTCGCTCGTGACGCAATTTGGCGAGCGTTCCCACGCCATCGTCACCTGCACCGACGAAGCCGACGCCGACGTAGGCGCGTTACGTGCGGGCCTTACCAACTTCAGCGACTCCGCTGCCGAAAGTACCCAGCGCGTCGAAATGGCCAAGGCCCAGCTTGAGCAGCTTGAGGGCATGGCGAACGACATGCTCAATACCGCCGCTCATGGCGGGCATCAGACGCGCAACAGCCGCTACATTGCCTATGCCGAAGAAGGCGCGGCAGAAGTATCGCGCCTGATCAATGACGCTCTGGCTGCGGGTGAACTGACGCCATCGGCGCTATTCGACAGCAATTACCGCCTGATACAAGGCTCCCACCCGCCGCAATATGAAAATGGCTTCATGGTCTTTGCCGACCGCGTGATCCGCCCGATTCTGGACCGCCAGACGAACCAGGATAATGCCATCGTCGGCTGCTGCCTGATCGATATGAACGGCTATCTACCCACGCATATCACCTCGCGAAGCCAGCCTCAGCGGCCGGGCATGCCGGAATGGAACATGGAATATGCCCGCAACCGGCAGATTTTCATGGACAGCCAAACGCGCCGCGCGCTCGATGGTGACGGAGACTTTTTCCTTTTCACCTACCGTCAGGACCTTGGCGAAGGCCGCTATCGCGCGCTTCGCAGCGTGTTCGTTCCGCTGATCTTCGACGGCCGCCGCTGGGGCCTGTATGAGGTCGGTTACCTCATCTGA
- a CDS encoding vWA domain-containing protein, translating to MMLNFLDALRAAGIPAGIKEHLLLLEALDRDVIGQRPEEFYYLARATYVKDEGLIDRFDQVFAKVFKGVLDASGVQAEIPEEWLRLVAEKYLSAEEMEKIKSLGSWDEIMETLKKRLEEQKGRHQGGSKWIGTGGTSPFGNGGYNPEGVRIGGESRHKRAIKVWEKREFQNLDSSRELGTRNIKVALRRLRRFAREGAADELDLEGTIRGTARQGWLDIRMRPERHNAVKLLLFLDVGGSMDPFIRLCEELFSAATTEFKNIEFFYFHNCLYEGVWKDNRRRFSERIPTWDILHKYGHDYKVIFVGDAAMSPYEISYPGGSVEHMNEEPGAVWMSRLLHTYPAAVWLNPTPRNHWDYSQSTRMIREIMSQRMYPLTLEGIDDGMRELTRKR from the coding sequence ATGATGCTGAACTTTCTCGACGCGCTCAGGGCCGCGGGCATTCCCGCTGGCATCAAGGAGCATCTGCTTCTGCTTGAGGCGCTGGACCGGGACGTGATCGGTCAACGGCCCGAGGAATTCTATTATCTCGCGCGGGCGACTTATGTGAAGGATGAAGGGCTGATCGACCGGTTCGATCAGGTCTTCGCCAAAGTCTTCAAGGGCGTGTTGGATGCGAGCGGGGTCCAGGCGGAGATTCCCGAGGAGTGGCTGCGCCTCGTCGCGGAGAAATATCTGAGCGCCGAGGAGATGGAGAAGATCAAGTCCCTGGGCAGCTGGGACGAGATCATGGAGACGCTGAAGAAGCGTCTGGAGGAGCAGAAGGGACGCCATCAAGGCGGCAGCAAGTGGATCGGCACGGGCGGAACGTCGCCCTTCGGCAATGGCGGCTATAATCCCGAAGGCGTGCGGATTGGGGGCGAGAGCAGGCACAAGCGCGCGATCAAGGTTTGGGAAAAGCGCGAGTTCCAGAATCTGGACAGCAGCAGGGAATTGGGCACGCGCAACATCAAGGTGGCGTTGCGCCGACTGCGGCGCTTTGCGCGCGAGGGCGCCGCGGATGAACTGGATCTTGAGGGGACGATCCGTGGGACGGCTCGGCAAGGCTGGCTCGACATACGGATGCGGCCGGAGCGGCACAACGCGGTCAAGCTGCTGCTATTCCTGGACGTTGGCGGATCGATGGACCCGTTTATCCGGCTTTGCGAGGAGCTGTTTTCCGCCGCGACGACCGAGTTCAAGAACATAGAGTTCTTCTACTTCCACAACTGCCTCTATGAAGGCGTGTGGAAGGATAATCGCCGCCGCTTTTCAGAGCGTATTCCGACATGGGATATTCTGCATAAATATGGGCATGACTATAAGGTCATCTTCGTCGGCGATGCGGCGATGAGCCCTTATGAGATCAGCTATCCCGGCGGCTCCGTCGAACATATGAACGAGGAACCCGGCGCGGTGTGGATGAGCCGCTTGCTGCATACCTATCCGGCCGCGGTTTGGCTGAACCCCACGCCGCGCAACCATTGGGACTATAGCCAATCGACGCGGATGATCCGGGAGATCATGAGCCAGCGCATGTACCCGCTGACCCTTGAGGGCATTGATGACGGGATGCGGGAACTGACCCGAAAGCGGTAA
- a CDS encoding anhydro-N-acetylmuramic acid kinase, giving the protein MLAIGLMSGTSRDGIDAALIETDGEGVSNPVTFHAMPYREGFRIRLAEACQRAMAMDKPGFEPLIQSVEAELTELHVEAVTDLLARSGHVAQDIAVIGFHGHTVAHRPERRWTWQIGDGVALAGAFGIPVVGDLRSADVVAGGQGAPLMPVYHRALANELRKPTAILNLGGVANITAIGNDGELLAFDTGMASGLIDNWMQTHGDRPFDENGAAAAAGRVDEARLAQLMADPWFDLLPPKSIDREAFTLDAMHGLSLEDGAATLTAFTARAVARALDHLPSRPSSIYVGGGGRHNATLMAMLAAFTNSDVHPVDDLGWDGDALEAQGFAYMAVRHLKSLPISFPGTTGVPTPMTGGVLFDPA; this is encoded by the coding sequence ATGCTGGCGATCGGCCTCATGTCGGGCACTTCGCGCGACGGCATTGACGCCGCGCTCATCGAAACCGACGGAGAGGGCGTCAGCAATCCCGTCACCTTCCATGCCATGCCCTATCGGGAGGGCTTTCGCATTCGCCTGGCCGAAGCCTGCCAACGCGCCATGGCGATGGACAAGCCGGGCTTCGAGCCTCTCATTCAGTCCGTGGAAGCTGAACTCACCGAGCTTCATGTCGAGGCTGTCACCGATCTCCTCGCGCGCAGCGGGCATGTTGCTCAGGATATCGCGGTCATCGGCTTCCACGGTCACACGGTCGCGCATCGGCCGGAACGGCGCTGGACATGGCAGATCGGCGATGGTGTCGCATTGGCGGGGGCGTTTGGAATACCCGTGGTCGGTGACCTGCGCAGCGCCGACGTTGTCGCAGGGGGGCAGGGCGCGCCGCTAATGCCTGTCTATCACCGGGCCTTGGCGAACGAATTGCGCAAGCCGACCGCCATATTGAACCTGGGCGGCGTGGCCAACATCACCGCCATCGGAAATGATGGCGAACTCCTCGCCTTCGACACCGGCATGGCGAGCGGTCTGATCGACAATTGGATGCAGACGCATGGCGATCGGCCGTTCGACGAAAATGGCGCCGCGGCGGCGGCGGGGAGGGTCGACGAGGCCCGGCTTGCCCAGTTGATGGCCGACCCATGGTTTGACCTGCTCCCTCCCAAGAGCATCGACCGTGAAGCCTTCACCCTCGATGCGATGCATGGTTTGTCGCTTGAGGATGGCGCAGCGACGTTGACCGCGTTCACCGCCAGGGCGGTTGCCCGCGCGCTTGACCATCTCCCGTCCCGGCCATCCTCCATCTATGTCGGCGGTGGCGGTCGCCACAACGCGACCCTGATGGCGATGCTGGCTGCCTTCACCAACTCTGATGTGCATCCGGTCGATGATCTCGGCTGGGATGGCGACGCCCTTGAGGCGCAGGGTTTCGCCTATATGGCGGTGCGCCACCTCAAATCCTTGCCGATCAGCTTTCCCGGTACCACCGGCGTTCCGACCCCAATGACGGGCGGCGTCCTTTTCGATCCCGCCTGA
- the tyrS gene encoding tyrosine--tRNA ligase produces the protein MTSYSSDLLRLLEARGYIHQLTDAEGLDGLAAKQIVPGYIGFDPTAPSLHVGHLVSIMMLRQLQKAGHKPIVLMGGGTGKIGDPSFKDEARKLLTTETITENVASIKRVFERFLTFGDGPTDAIMLDNAEWLDRLEYIPFLREIGQHFSINRMLSFDSVKLRLDREQSLSFLEFNYMILQAYDFLELSRRSGCRLQMGGSDQWGNIVNGVELARRVDGTQVFGLTTPLLTNADGTKMGKTVGGAVWLNEDQLSTYDYWQFWRNTADADVANRLRLFTDLPMDEVARLAALQGAEINEAKKVLANEATALCRGTDAALAAAETARKTFEEGASDANLPTISVGAEGLTIVQGTSALGFAASNKEVRRKLAEGAIRVNGEVVSDPMLALKPGDKVSFGAKKHGLVTA, from the coding sequence ATGACCAGCTACTCGTCCGATCTGCTCCGCCTCCTGGAGGCACGTGGCTACATCCATCAACTGACCGATGCGGAGGGGCTCGACGGCCTTGCCGCCAAGCAGATCGTGCCGGGCTATATCGGCTTTGATCCGACCGCTCCGTCTTTGCATGTCGGGCACCTCGTTTCGATCATGATGCTGCGGCAGTTGCAGAAGGCGGGTCACAAGCCGATCGTCCTGATGGGCGGCGGCACCGGGAAGATCGGCGATCCAAGCTTCAAGGACGAGGCGCGCAAGCTGCTGACCACGGAGACGATCACGGAGAATGTCGCGAGCATCAAGCGCGTGTTCGAACGGTTCCTGACCTTTGGCGACGGGCCGACCGACGCCATCATGCTCGACAATGCCGAATGGCTCGACCGGCTGGAATATATCCCGTTCCTGCGGGAAATCGGCCAGCATTTCTCCATCAACCGGATGTTGAGCTTTGATTCGGTGAAGCTGCGGCTGGATCGTGAGCAGTCGCTCTCCTTCCTTGAATTCAACTATATGATCCTACAGGCCTACGACTTTCTTGAGCTGTCGCGGCGGTCGGGCTGCCGGTTGCAGATGGGCGGATCGGACCAGTGGGGGAATATCGTCAACGGCGTTGAACTGGCGCGCCGGGTGGATGGGACGCAGGTGTTCGGGCTGACGACGCCCCTGCTGACCAATGCCGATGGCACGAAGATGGGCAAGACGGTGGGTGGTGCGGTCTGGCTGAACGAAGATCAGCTTTCCACCTATGATTATTGGCAGTTCTGGCGGAATACGGCGGACGCAGACGTCGCCAACCGGCTGCGGCTGTTCACCGACCTGCCGATGGACGAGGTTGCACGGCTGGCCGCGCTTCAGGGCGCGGAGATCAATGAGGCGAAGAAGGTTCTGGCCAATGAGGCGACGGCGCTGTGCCGGGGAACCGATGCTGCGCTTGCTGCCGCAGAAACGGCGCGCAAGACTTTTGAAGAGGGCGCTTCGGACGCCAATCTGCCGACGATCAGCGTGGGAGCTGAGGGCCTGACCATTGTTCAGGGCACTTCAGCGCTTGGCTTTGCCGCTTCCAACAAAGAGGTCCGGCGCAAGCTGGCCGAAGGCGCCATTCGCGTCAATGGCGAGGTCGTGAGCGACCCCATGCTGGCACTGAAACCCGGCGACAAGGTGAGTTTCGGCGCTAAGAAACATGGGCTGGTAACTGCTTGA
- a CDS encoding PilZ domain-containing protein, which produces MSSVLANLAQVARSRDPSINQRRAPRVLVDMVSHISARGRTHGVRVINISELGLMCRTDAEITIGERVAIWLPVVKDVQADVRWSEDGRVGVEFCQPIDPQVYDAMLSLIPPRQTAW; this is translated from the coding sequence ATGTCTTCGGTGCTCGCAAACCTCGCCCAGGTCGCCCGTTCACGGGACCCTTCCATCAATCAGCGCCGGGCGCCCCGCGTGCTGGTGGATATGGTCAGCCATATCTCTGCCCGAGGCCGAACCCATGGCGTCCGGGTCATCAACATCTCTGAACTCGGCTTGATGTGCCGCACCGATGCGGAGATCACGATTGGGGAACGGGTCGCCATATGGCTGCCCGTCGTCAAGGATGTGCAGGCCGACGTTCGATGGTCAGAGGATGGCCGGGTCGGGGTGGAGTTTTGCCAGCCCATTGATCCGCAAGTCTATGACGCCATGCTGTCGCTTATCCCGCCACGGCAGACCGCCTGGTAA
- a CDS encoding mechanosensitive ion channel family protein — translation MQSDISLHHVTPIAAIFIAISVAVAFLLHWLAYWIATRVVRRMKFDPVILPAIYHPTRWIVVLMTLAAGIQPLTFSDRIEAIWAIGSKMLFILLVGWLIFASMRAFRTILERRSDITVEDNLKARRQHTRIRILYRVAQCIIGFLILSLMLIMIPGVRTVGVTLMASAGLAGLAVGAAAQPALKNLIAGIQMAFSEPIRLDDVVIIEGEWGRIEDIKLTYVVVRIWDDRRMVVPVSYFLEKPFQNWTTKTSDLLGTVFLYVDPAADVERIRTRFIEAVKANGRWDGRVAMLQVTDHKTDALELRGLLSARNAGIAFDLRCEVREAMTHFLRTEMPEALVRSRQRIEADQGFEQLLTRRSAVAG, via the coding sequence ATGCAATCCGACATCAGCCTGCATCACGTCACGCCCATCGCGGCGATCTTCATCGCCATATCGGTCGCCGTCGCCTTCCTGCTTCATTGGCTAGCCTATTGGATAGCCACCCGCGTGGTACGCAGGATGAAGTTCGATCCGGTGATCCTGCCCGCTATCTATCATCCTACCCGCTGGATCGTCGTCCTGATGACCCTCGCCGCAGGCATTCAGCCGCTGACCTTCAGCGATCGCATAGAGGCGATCTGGGCCATCGGATCAAAGATGCTCTTCATCCTGCTGGTCGGCTGGCTGATCTTCGCATCCATGCGAGCCTTCCGCACCATCCTCGAACGGCGCAGCGACATCACCGTCGAAGATAATCTGAAGGCCCGCCGCCAGCATACCCGCATCCGCATTCTCTACCGCGTAGCCCAATGCATCATCGGCTTCCTCATCCTATCGTTGATGCTGATCATGATTCCAGGCGTACGCACGGTGGGCGTCACCTTGATGGCCTCGGCTGGCCTGGCGGGCCTAGCAGTCGGCGCCGCTGCCCAGCCTGCGCTCAAGAACCTGATCGCGGGCATCCAGATGGCCTTTTCCGAACCGATCCGGCTGGATGACGTGGTAATCATAGAAGGAGAATGGGGCCGCATCGAAGATATCAAGCTCACCTATGTCGTGGTGCGCATCTGGGACGACCGGCGCATGGTCGTGCCCGTGTCCTATTTTCTGGAAAAGCCTTTCCAGAACTGGACTACAAAGACGTCCGATCTGCTCGGCACCGTCTTCCTCTATGTCGATCCTGCGGCCGATGTCGAACGCATCCGAACGCGCTTCATCGAAGCGGTGAAGGCCAATGGCCGCTGGGATGGTCGCGTCGCCATGCTCCAGGTCACCGATCACAAAACCGATGCGCTGGAACTGCGCGGCCTGCTCAGCGCGCGCAATGCCGGGATCGCCTTTGACCTGCGATGCGAAGTACGCGAGGCAATGACGCATTTCCTGCGCACCGAAATGCCGGAGGCGCTTGTCCGGTCACGTCAACGGATCGAAGCCGATCAGGGCTTCGAACAGCTCCTTACCAGGCGGTCTGCCGTGGCGGGATAA
- the recG gene encoding ATP-dependent DNA helicase RecG translates to MRPDILNPLFTEIEALKGVGPALAKPLERLGLARAVDVLFHLPVSFVDRRMVDELILSDSGRVIGIELTPTDYRASGSARAPFRVIAQDKHGNTVALVYFGRNSAWPRKLLPLNEPKFISGKLEAYGENLQIVHPDYVLPPEEAATIPAREPVYGLSEGLTNNRLRDLVGQSLSRAPDLPEWIEPSLLAQKGWPTWHEALTRIHADPSDAEARERLAYDEIFAGQLALMLVRQSSRKRRGIPIEGDGRLRAMLELPFAPTGAQRRAFGEIEGDMAQPVPMLRLLQGDVGSGKTLVALMALLNTVEAGAQGALLAPTEILARQHYETLRKMASGLPVTIAILTGREKGRVRESTLMGLADGSIDILVGTHAIFQDAVRYKNLALAVIDEQHRFGVAQRMMLAAKAERTPHLLVMTATPIPRTLTLTYYGEMDVSRLDEMPPGRQPIQTVVMSANRLDEVVEALARHIETGGQAYWVCPLVEESETSDQAAAEARAEMLKMRFGDLVGLVHGRMKGPEKDAAMEAFSSARTKILVATTVIEVGVDVPNSNLIIIEGADRFGLAQLHQLRGRVGRGQNHSVCILLRGGALSETSRARLALMRETNDGFRIAEEDLRLRGAGEILGTRQSGEAQLKIATPEHLSALLDSARDDAHLLIDRDGGLSEARGQAARTCLYLFERDAAVGLLRSG, encoded by the coding sequence ATGCGACCCGATATCCTCAACCCACTCTTCACCGAAATCGAAGCCTTGAAGGGCGTCGGCCCCGCGCTTGCCAAGCCGCTGGAGCGCTTGGGGCTGGCCCGCGCCGTCGATGTCCTATTCCACCTGCCGGTCAGCTTTGTCGATCGCCGCATGGTGGACGAGTTGATCCTGTCCGACTCAGGGCGGGTCATCGGCATAGAACTTACGCCTACCGACTACCGTGCGTCCGGAAGCGCCCGCGCGCCGTTCCGCGTCATCGCGCAGGACAAGCATGGCAACACGGTCGCGCTGGTCTATTTTGGCCGCAACAGCGCCTGGCCCCGCAAGCTGCTGCCCTTGAACGAACCCAAATTCATCTCCGGCAAGCTGGAGGCCTATGGCGAGAACCTCCAGATCGTCCATCCCGACTATGTCTTGCCCCCGGAGGAAGCCGCCACCATCCCGGCGCGAGAGCCAGTCTACGGCCTTTCCGAAGGCCTCACCAATAATCGCCTGCGCGACCTCGTAGGGCAATCACTGAGCCGCGCCCCAGATCTCCCCGAATGGATCGAACCCAGCCTGCTGGCGCAAAAAGGCTGGCCGACATGGCACGAGGCGCTCACCCGCATCCACGCCGACCCCAGCGATGCAGAAGCGCGCGAACGCCTGGCCTATGATGAAATCTTCGCAGGCCAACTCGCGCTGATGCTGGTGCGCCAATCCTCCCGCAAGCGCCGGGGCATCCCCATTGAGGGAGACGGCCGCCTGCGTGCCATGCTCGAACTCCCCTTCGCCCCGACCGGCGCGCAACGCCGCGCCTTCGGAGAGATTGAAGGCGACATGGCGCAGCCCGTCCCGATGCTCCGCCTCCTGCAAGGCGACGTCGGCTCGGGTAAAACGCTCGTCGCGCTCATGGCCCTCCTCAACACGGTGGAGGCAGGCGCTCAGGGCGCGCTCCTTGCCCCGACAGAAATACTGGCGCGCCAGCATTATGAAACGCTGCGCAAGATGGCGTCGGGTTTGCCCGTAACCATCGCCATCCTCACCGGCCGCGAAAAGGGCAGGGTGCGCGAATCCACCCTGATGGGCCTCGCCGACGGCAGCATCGACATCCTCGTCGGCACTCATGCCATCTTCCAGGACGCCGTCCGCTACAAAAATCTCGCCCTCGCGGTGATCGATGAACAGCATCGCTTCGGCGTCGCGCAGCGCATGATGCTCGCCGCCAAGGCCGAGCGCACGCCGCATCTGCTGGTTATGACCGCCACCCCGATCCCCCGCACGCTGACGCTCACCTATTATGGTGAGATGGACGTCTCCCGCCTGGACGAAATGCCGCCGGGCCGCCAGCCGATCCAGACGGTCGTCATGTCCGCCAACCGTCTCGATGAAGTGGTCGAAGCGCTCGCCCGCCACATCGAAACCGGCGGCCAAGCCTATTGGGTCTGCCCCTTGGTCGAGGAAAGCGAAACCAGCGATCAGGCCGCTGCCGAAGCCCGCGCGGAAATGCTGAAGATGCGTTTTGGCGACCTCGTCGGCCTTGTCCACGGCCGCATGAAAGGCCCGGAGAAGGACGCCGCGATGGAGGCTTTCTCCTCCGCCCGCACAAAAATCCTCGTCGCCACCACCGTCATAGAAGTTGGCGTCGATGTCCCCAACTCCAACCTCATCATCATCGAAGGCGCCGACCGCTTCGGCCTGGCACAGCTCCACCAGCTGCGTGGCCGGGTAGGGCGCGGCCAGAACCACAGCGTCTGCATCCTCCTGCGCGGCGGCGCCCTGAGTGAAACCAGCCGCGCTCGACTGGCGCTCATGCGCGAAACCAATGATGGCTTCCGGATTGCCGAAGAAGACCTGCGCCTCCGTGGCGCAGGCGAAATCCTGGGCACGCGCCAGTCGGGCGAAGCGCAGCTGAAGATAGCGACGCCTGAACATCTGTCCGCCCTGCTCGACAGCGCCCGCGATGACGCACATCTCCTGATTGACCGGGACGGTGGACTGAGCGAAGCGCGCGGCCAGGCAGCCAGAACCTGCCTTTACCTGTTCGAACGAGATGCTGCGGTGGGATTGCTCCGAAGCGGCTGA
- a CDS encoding FAD assembly factor SdhE, with amino-acid sequence MNEDPRIRRLQFRAWHRGIKEADLAVGGFFDRYHAEWGEDELAWFECFIEEQDADIMAWALGTLPLPDVWRGPMWDKFVKMDFVEIGKK; translated from the coding sequence GTGAACGAAGATCCTCGCATCCGCCGCCTGCAATTCCGTGCCTGGCATCGCGGCATCAAGGAAGCGGACCTGGCGGTGGGTGGATTTTTTGATCGCTACCATGCCGAGTGGGGTGAGGATGAACTGGCCTGGTTCGAATGCTTTATCGAGGAACAGGACGCCGACATCATGGCTTGGGCGTTGGGGACTTTGCCGTTGCCGGATGTCTGGCGGGGGCCGATGTGGGACAAGTTCGTGAAAATGGATTTTGTGGAGATTGGGAAGAAGTGA
- a CDS encoding TorF family putative porin yields MVAAAILLAATSSPALAQYADRFSATAEVASDERRRGLSWSDGDPVVRGTIAVQATEGLSFDAAATSLWDSSRHRGADTVVDLGTSYARQMGAWRLSARGVYHLFPGASRQGYGEVGAGAGFLIGPANIDVNASYAPRQHSIGGDNLYLSASASSGIPGTPFTVSANVGLSSGRVRDDQDAARLRPDGTYWDHGVSIDYLKRQWFVGVRYANSSIDGEARHSGATLIGRAGIAF; encoded by the coding sequence ATGGTGGCGGCGGCAATCCTGCTGGCCGCCACCTCTTCCCCCGCCTTGGCGCAATATGCTGACCGGTTTTCGGCAACCGCCGAGGTGGCAAGCGATGAACGCAGGCGGGGATTGAGCTGGAGCGATGGCGACCCGGTCGTGCGGGGAACAATCGCCGTACAGGCGACGGAGGGATTGAGTTTCGATGCCGCGGCGACGTCCTTGTGGGACAGCAGCCGTCACCGTGGAGCCGATACCGTGGTGGACCTCGGCACATCCTATGCCCGGCAAATGGGCGCATGGCGGCTTTCTGCGAGAGGGGTCTATCACCTGTTTCCGGGTGCGTCGAGACAGGGATATGGCGAGGTTGGAGCTGGGGCGGGCTTTCTGATCGGCCCGGCAAATATCGACGTCAACGCCAGCTATGCGCCCCGGCAACATTCGATTGGCGGAGATAATCTTTATCTCTCGGCTTCGGCGTCATCTGGTATCCCTGGCACACCGTTCACCGTTTCAGCGAATGTCGGTCTTTCGAGTGGCCGAGTCCGCGATGACCAAGATGCAGCCCGCCTGCGGCCTGATGGCACATATTGGGACCATGGGGTCAGCATCGATTATCTGAAGCGGCAATGGTTTGTGGGCGTGCGTTATGCAAACAGCAGCATCGATGGCGAGGCGCGTCACTCAGGAGCAACCCTGATCGGCCGGGCCGGAATCGCCTTTTAG